The following coding sequences are from one Diospyros lotus cultivar Yz01 chromosome 7, ASM1463336v1, whole genome shotgun sequence window:
- the LOC127806382 gene encoding protein IQ-DOMAIN 2-like isoform X1: MGKRGSWIVAVKKALTSDPEKKQSNGGSNRKWFGRNTSLDSASSPAEIAVPVPEIPPTQDEKLVEDDNEQSKHACSIANVKSAIDEHEHCKYACSIADVKFTEDEKYACSIADAKFAEDENEHCKHGCSIFYAKSTSNKNEEGKDVDYVANSESKVDENDQSKYACYIADMKSMDDENDKSKHTYPVANVEPTIDESGGSSHAYSVANVEPMVDENGEGKLAYLVANAESTEGEKEQTRHVYPVTNVESRVDDNEQGKHGFCDVDVKSKEDENELNKHDFSIGDANSIEDENEQIEPACSLVLATGVAAETAVACGQTDAEVVRVITVASYSGKSKEESAAIKIQAVFQGYLARKKVRLLRGLARLKSLTQGHSVKRQAANALRCMQNLTRVQSQIRARRIRMSEENQALQRQIQQKHEKELEKSREPLGGTWNDSTQSKEQIKAKLQHRKEAAMRREKALAYASLSQKAQKKNSKSANPPVMDINSSQWGWSWLDRWMDARPWENTAEDNTEFNTRNPTISSGGLKRANSLHELNLGNKLSPKSPKPNCIPARKSASAPRSKAPSPIAKKTRSPSSRGTVSSGEDEARSNRSSRSDQLRRHSVAGLSVGNGESPVNSPSVKGKSKQPGQLGSGTPEKGSAKKRFSFPSPPVAGTRRHSGPAKLAVGSAKDINVSS; this comes from the exons ATGGGGAAGAGAGGGAGTTGGATTGTTGCAGTGAAGAAAGCTCTCACTTCTGATCCCGAGAAGAAA CAGAGCAATGGTGGATCAAACAGAAAATGGTTTGGGAGAAACACGAGCCTCGATTCAGCCTCTTCACCTGCCGAGATTGCCGTGCCTGTTCCAGAAATTCCTCCCACACAGGACGAAAAACTTGTAGAAGACGATAATGAGCAGAGCAAGCATGCTTGTTCTATTGCAAATGTAAAATCTGCAATTGATGAACATGAGCACTGCAAGTATGCCTGTTCTATTGCTGATGTAAAATTTACAGAAGATGAAAAATATGCCTGTTCTATTGCTGATGCAAAATTTGCAGAAGATGAAAATGAGCACTGCAAGCATGGTTGTTccattttttatgcaaaatctACATCCAATAAAAATGAGGAGGGCAAGGATGTTGATTATGTTGCCaattcagaatctaaagtagatGAAAATGATCAGAGCAAGTATGCTTGTTACATAGCAGACATGAAATCCATGGATGATGAAAATGACAAGAGCAAGCATACTTATCCTGTTGCCAATGTGGAACCTACAATAGATGAAAGTGGGGGGAGTAGTCATGCTTATTCTGTTGCCAATGTGGAACCTATGGTAGATGAAAATGGGGAGGGCAAGCTTGCTTATCTTGTTGCCAATGCAGAATCtacagaaggagaaaaagagcaGACCAGGCATGTTTATCCTGTTACCAATGTAGAATCTAGGGTGGATGACAATGAGCAAGGCAAGCATGGCTTTTGTGACGTCGATGTAAAATctaaagaagatgaaaatgagtTGAACAAGCATGATTTTTCTATTGGTGATGCAAACTCAatagaagatgaaaatgagCAGATCGAGCCTGCTTGTTCTCTTGTCTTGGCTACTGGCGTAGCTGCAGAGACAGCAGTTGCTTGTGGTCAGACAGATGCAGAGGTTGTTCGAGTCATAACAGTAGCTAGTTACTCGGGTAAATCAAAGGAGGAATCAGCAGCAATCAAGATTCAGGCAGTATTCCAAGGATATTTG GCAaggaagaaagtgaggctcttGAGAGGGCTGGCAAGGTTGAAGTCTTTGACACAGGGGCACTCCGTCAAACGTCAGGCTGCAAATGCCTTGCGATGCATGCAAAATCTAACCCGTGTGCAGTCCCAGATTCGTGCCAGGAGGATCAGAATGTCAGAGGAGAACCAGGCTCTCCAGCGACAGATCCAACAGAAACATGAGAAAGAGCTTGAGAAGTCAAGAGAACCT TTGGGAGGAACTTGGAATGATAGCACACAATCTAAGGAGCAGATCAAAGCTAAGCTACAGCACAGGAAGGAGGCTGCCATGAGAAGGGAAAAGGCGCTGGCATATGCATCCCTAAGCCAG AAAGCACAGAAGAAGAATTCGAAATCTGCAAATCCTCCAGTAATGGACATAAACAGTTCCCAATGGGGATGGAGCTGGTTAGATCGATGGATGGATGCCCGTCCATGGGAAAATACAGCCGAAGACAACACAGAATTTAACACTAGAAACCCTACCATATCTTCGGGCGGACTCAAAAGGGCTAATTCTCTTCATGAACTCAACCTCGGCAACAAACTCTCTCCAAAATCGCCAAAACCGAACTGCATTCCGGCCCGGAAATCAGCTTCCGCTCCCCGCTCCAAGGCGCCATCTCCGATCGCTAAAAAAACAAGGTCGCCGAGCTCCAGGGGTACTGTTTCTAGCGGAGAAGATGAAGCGAGGAGCAACCGTAGTTCGCGGTCCGATCAGCTCAGGAGGCACAGCGTTGCCGGTTTATCGGTGGGAAACGGCGAGAGCCCAGTAAATTCACCTTCAGTAAAAGGCAAATCGAAGCAGCCAGGCCAATTGGGCAGTGGAACGCCGGAAAAGGGATCGGCTAAGAAGCGGTTCTCCTTTCCATCTCCTCCGGTGGCCGGAACGAGGAGGCACTCTGGTCCGGCTAAGTTGGCGGTTGGCTCTGCGAAGGATATCAATGTGAGTTCGTAA
- the LOC127806382 gene encoding protein IQ-DOMAIN 2-like isoform X2, giving the protein MGKRGSWIVAVKKALTSDPEKKSNGGSNRKWFGRNTSLDSASSPAEIAVPVPEIPPTQDEKLVEDDNEQSKHACSIANVKSAIDEHEHCKYACSIADVKFTEDEKYACSIADAKFAEDENEHCKHGCSIFYAKSTSNKNEEGKDVDYVANSESKVDENDQSKYACYIADMKSMDDENDKSKHTYPVANVEPTIDESGGSSHAYSVANVEPMVDENGEGKLAYLVANAESTEGEKEQTRHVYPVTNVESRVDDNEQGKHGFCDVDVKSKEDENELNKHDFSIGDANSIEDENEQIEPACSLVLATGVAAETAVACGQTDAEVVRVITVASYSGKSKEESAAIKIQAVFQGYLARKKVRLLRGLARLKSLTQGHSVKRQAANALRCMQNLTRVQSQIRARRIRMSEENQALQRQIQQKHEKELEKSREPLGGTWNDSTQSKEQIKAKLQHRKEAAMRREKALAYASLSQKAQKKNSKSANPPVMDINSSQWGWSWLDRWMDARPWENTAEDNTEFNTRNPTISSGGLKRANSLHELNLGNKLSPKSPKPNCIPARKSASAPRSKAPSPIAKKTRSPSSRGTVSSGEDEARSNRSSRSDQLRRHSVAGLSVGNGESPVNSPSVKGKSKQPGQLGSGTPEKGSAKKRFSFPSPPVAGTRRHSGPAKLAVGSAKDINVSS; this is encoded by the exons ATGGGGAAGAGAGGGAGTTGGATTGTTGCAGTGAAGAAAGCTCTCACTTCTGATCCCGAGAAGAAA AGCAATGGTGGATCAAACAGAAAATGGTTTGGGAGAAACACGAGCCTCGATTCAGCCTCTTCACCTGCCGAGATTGCCGTGCCTGTTCCAGAAATTCCTCCCACACAGGACGAAAAACTTGTAGAAGACGATAATGAGCAGAGCAAGCATGCTTGTTCTATTGCAAATGTAAAATCTGCAATTGATGAACATGAGCACTGCAAGTATGCCTGTTCTATTGCTGATGTAAAATTTACAGAAGATGAAAAATATGCCTGTTCTATTGCTGATGCAAAATTTGCAGAAGATGAAAATGAGCACTGCAAGCATGGTTGTTccattttttatgcaaaatctACATCCAATAAAAATGAGGAGGGCAAGGATGTTGATTATGTTGCCaattcagaatctaaagtagatGAAAATGATCAGAGCAAGTATGCTTGTTACATAGCAGACATGAAATCCATGGATGATGAAAATGACAAGAGCAAGCATACTTATCCTGTTGCCAATGTGGAACCTACAATAGATGAAAGTGGGGGGAGTAGTCATGCTTATTCTGTTGCCAATGTGGAACCTATGGTAGATGAAAATGGGGAGGGCAAGCTTGCTTATCTTGTTGCCAATGCAGAATCtacagaaggagaaaaagagcaGACCAGGCATGTTTATCCTGTTACCAATGTAGAATCTAGGGTGGATGACAATGAGCAAGGCAAGCATGGCTTTTGTGACGTCGATGTAAAATctaaagaagatgaaaatgagtTGAACAAGCATGATTTTTCTATTGGTGATGCAAACTCAatagaagatgaaaatgagCAGATCGAGCCTGCTTGTTCTCTTGTCTTGGCTACTGGCGTAGCTGCAGAGACAGCAGTTGCTTGTGGTCAGACAGATGCAGAGGTTGTTCGAGTCATAACAGTAGCTAGTTACTCGGGTAAATCAAAGGAGGAATCAGCAGCAATCAAGATTCAGGCAGTATTCCAAGGATATTTG GCAaggaagaaagtgaggctcttGAGAGGGCTGGCAAGGTTGAAGTCTTTGACACAGGGGCACTCCGTCAAACGTCAGGCTGCAAATGCCTTGCGATGCATGCAAAATCTAACCCGTGTGCAGTCCCAGATTCGTGCCAGGAGGATCAGAATGTCAGAGGAGAACCAGGCTCTCCAGCGACAGATCCAACAGAAACATGAGAAAGAGCTTGAGAAGTCAAGAGAACCT TTGGGAGGAACTTGGAATGATAGCACACAATCTAAGGAGCAGATCAAAGCTAAGCTACAGCACAGGAAGGAGGCTGCCATGAGAAGGGAAAAGGCGCTGGCATATGCATCCCTAAGCCAG AAAGCACAGAAGAAGAATTCGAAATCTGCAAATCCTCCAGTAATGGACATAAACAGTTCCCAATGGGGATGGAGCTGGTTAGATCGATGGATGGATGCCCGTCCATGGGAAAATACAGCCGAAGACAACACAGAATTTAACACTAGAAACCCTACCATATCTTCGGGCGGACTCAAAAGGGCTAATTCTCTTCATGAACTCAACCTCGGCAACAAACTCTCTCCAAAATCGCCAAAACCGAACTGCATTCCGGCCCGGAAATCAGCTTCCGCTCCCCGCTCCAAGGCGCCATCTCCGATCGCTAAAAAAACAAGGTCGCCGAGCTCCAGGGGTACTGTTTCTAGCGGAGAAGATGAAGCGAGGAGCAACCGTAGTTCGCGGTCCGATCAGCTCAGGAGGCACAGCGTTGCCGGTTTATCGGTGGGAAACGGCGAGAGCCCAGTAAATTCACCTTCAGTAAAAGGCAAATCGAAGCAGCCAGGCCAATTGGGCAGTGGAACGCCGGAAAAGGGATCGGCTAAGAAGCGGTTCTCCTTTCCATCTCCTCCGGTGGCCGGAACGAGGAGGCACTCTGGTCCGGCTAAGTTGGCGGTTGGCTCTGCGAAGGATATCAATGTGAGTTCGTAA